The stretch of DNA TATCTCATAAGGTAATTTTCGTATAATAAATAACTCTCATTCCAAACAGTGTGCCGTAAATCTTCTGAATAATGAAGAAACCTGTTGTAATCTCAATAACATCCATGAAAGAGTTGGGCCCATGAAAtgtgtatgaatttttttttgttttctctcgAAGCCCGATTGATTCCATAGATTTTTCCTAGAAAAAGACTTTTCTATGAAATCTTATACAGGGTGCGGCAACGTAACTTCCTCTtttcaaaactcaataaaaactatTCATATGCAtaggaaaatatttatttattttttataatgtaggtacatgtctaaattttttatttatattgtttTAAAGATCAAATCTGTTAGGTGACGTCCCCCATTCTCCATACATTGCGTAAACCGATTTTTGGCGTTTGTCATGACTCTTGTTAGCATAGCAGGTGTTATGTTGGCAATTTCTCCTTGGATGTTGGTCTCCAATTCTTTTAGGGTTCTAGCACGGTTCACATAAACACGGGATTTCAAAAAACACCATAGAAAAAATCACGAGGGGACAGATCGGAAGAGCGTGCCGGCCATTCCAAATCGCCTCTAATTGAGATAAGGCGCTCTGGAAAGTGTTCCCTCAAAACAGCCATCGATGCTCTTGAAATGTGTGCTGTTGCACCGTCTTGTTGGAATCAAGTGTCCCCCAAATCCAATTTTTCTAGCcgtgggaaaaaaaattgtagcatGTTTACATACCGGTCCGAATTCACTGTCACTGTAACCTCATTTTCCTCCAAAATCGCCAAAAAATCGGTTAACGCAATGTATGGAGAATGGGGGACGTCACCTAACAGATTTGATCTTCAAaataatgtaaataaaaactgaagacatgtacctacattataaaaaataaacaaatattttccgatgcatacaatagtttttattgagttttgaaaaaaggaagttatgctgccgcacCCTGTATAAGCATGATGATGCTTATTAAAGGCTGCCATCACAAGTGATGTTTTTAGTTAACCCTaagcagtggcgtcgagtgaagcttttgtACCCGGGGCGGAAGAGTCGATTTTCACCCCCAACCTCCCCCATCAGAAataatatttatacaatttcttcatataaattcggtttACTCTGCTCCCCTAAAATCGTGCACCCTCCGCACCACCCAGTTGACACCACTGGCCCTAAGTAAGCTTTGGTAATGCTTGTTTAAAATGGTAACTGAAGCTAAAAATGCTAAAAAGAAGAAATATAGGGCTCTTTAACCCTATATTTCTTCTTTTTAGCATTTAATCCGCTCTTTATTTGTTCAGTATTCTGTATATGGTACAGTGCTAATTTAAGGCCATTTCTTAGTGCTTACCGGTTACCTGGGTCTGAAAATTGATGATTGTTATACCGAGTTATGACTTAATCTGTAGTGATAAATAGAATCGAGTATTCCGCATTTGATATAATTTTGGATATACGGATAACGGTTCTCCGTTGCAATTTTGGGAAAAACTCGTACAGTAAGTTACCGCTAATttgacatctagctaattggacagacctgtaacgcgacacgaataattggacattttcgcctctaattggacatttttgtgaacatcgtgtttgggacacaaattatggccccagtGTAAGCGTTATCAAAACACGTTTGTTTAACGCGAAAATTGAGCTTTAACTGTcgctatacagggaaacttcgatagaaagtaccctcgatataacatcactcgatataacgtacatattacctcgatataacgtacacatttccaaagtgtaaaggaaaatttgtttcaatattttttttctgatagaacaatgaattatctgtattgtgatgctaaaacaagttttgtaccttcaatcaatcccgaaatacagctgattttgtgattccggattctcaATGAATCAAGTttaaatcaacagtacgaagggaaacattatgagaaaggctggcttcgttttctgattgaagttattcattaactctactaaaaaagcaacacaataaagtattatagactacgtttgtgagtactttcttatgcttcgatataacgtacaattcgatacaacgtacaattttgaaagtgaaatgtacgttatatcgaagtttacctgtaatagttgaaaattcaggaaacgttcgttcaaaatatttaaatttattgcCGGTTCCAGTATTTTTACTGCAATGATTTGTAGCATTTTCCTACAAAGTCGTTGATACAGCATGAAATATGATAAATGAtgcaaaaattatattcttcatcttcatcccAATTGATTTGTTTTGCCTTCGATAGCAACACTTTCTCTTGTAGTGGAttgttataagaaaagtaacactttttgtTCCTACTTTTTTAACGTCTCTCTTTGTATTCTTTTGCCAACCATTTTGAATCCATTctcatttttcatatatttactTTCAAGTGAATcacattttaaattatttttctgtgtgTATTTCAACGTTCAGCACAATCAATTTCACCATCTTGGTTCAGCATCACTCACcatcatttgttttgttttgattctcaAATTTTGACAAGTGTGACATAACTCCGGCTCAGTGAGAAAAGCGAAAACATGCAACTTTTTCTACAGTGAATTGTATTAAGATAATTTTCAATAAAGTCGGTGTATACATAATCTGCTGAAAGATGAATTCGTTATACACACCAATCAGGAAACTGCCCCTATATCGGGCAAGTCAAATAATCTCGTTGAGTCGGCTACATTCCGCAACCAAGGTTCTGTATCAGAGCAACACGCCTTCGGCGGAAGCGAAGCCGGAAAAAATCGTTATACCCCGGCGAATAGAACGTGGTCCCACGGATATTCTGAACGCCCTCTCCAGCACAGTTGGTTCCGATCCAACAGCGGCCCACTACAAGTATCATGACGATCCGTTTCTGTTCCCGTTGACCAACGTAAACAAACGGATGTATGCCATGGCTCAGGAGGCGGGCCGAAAGGCAGCCGCCTGGATTCGTCAGGAAAATGCTAAATTGTTTCAGGTAAACGCTTGTCGCTTGATAGCAGCATTCGGCACGTGATTAAATTTGTACTGATTTTCAGCACAAAGAAGCAGATCCGCCGGTCGCAGCGTTTGTGCCAACGATGATCTACACTGAGGAGAGTCAGGTGGAGGAAACAGATTTGCGGAAACTCATCGAAAACGTTGACGTTCAAGATGCTATTCTGGTTTACAAGCTGctcaagaaaaataacattgaaGTGAGTGAGGAGCTGCGGCAATCGTTGATGGAATTGTTGTGTTTCTTCAATCACGAAGAAACTTTGGAGGAGGAATACATTGAAGAACGCTGGTTTCAGCAGGGCGTGACTGAGAAGAATCGTCAGCGGAGAACCTGGAAGGATCTCAATCTGGCCGAACAGATTTTTCACGAcatcgaagagaagaaaccggaACACTATGCGGCGTTGATTCGAGGCATGGCTAAATATTACCAAATTGAAAAAGTGTGGGCTCTGTATCAGGAGACTATCGAGAAACAGATACTTCTTGATACGACTACATTTAATAGCATTCTTCAAATTGTCTCATTTTTGAAGGAAAAGTATGATGAGCGCTGGTCAGCGGTTTGCGATCTGTTGACAACGATGAAGACCCAAGGGCTGAAGCCAAATGTCGGAACGCTAAATGTCATTCTGCATACGATTTCAACCATCAGAGGACATAATCACCCGAGGAATTATGCCTTGAAAACATTGGCGGAGTTTAAAAAATTAGGCATTGAGCCATCTTTGGCCAGTTGGTATTATATGCTGCTGATATTTTGCCGTGAACGTGGTCCAACCAGTCACATTCTGCATGATATTATGAATGAAATCGAGAACAAAGAGTTCCAAATCCAAGATCCCAAGGATACATTTTTCTTCGTGACAGCTATGGATGTTTGCCAGAACCATTTGCATGATAAGGACTTGGCGAAGAGAGTCGATAAACTGTTGCATTTCAAAGACAACTACGATTTGATTGGAGATTCGTATAAGGAGTCCATTTACTACAGACACTATTTCAGCGTTCTTTGTAGTTCGGAACCGCTGGAAGTTTTCATGGAAACCTACAACCTGTTAGTTCCGAACGTTTACATTCCGGAACCATCCGTGATGGAGGGAATACTGCGATCTATCGAAATGAATGGCGCCGTCGAACAACTTCCCCTGATTTGGTCCCACATGATCCAGTTTGATCACATAGGCAAGGAAGGTTTGCTCAATCTTGTCCTGCAAACGATTCTCGCAAATCCGCAATCACAAGAGCAGGAACTGGGCGAAAAGTTCACCGCTATCGGCTGGGATATGTTCGTTCGTGTACAAGAGTTGGCTGCATCCGACAGACGCTCTCAACAGACCGGACTGTCTGGCGCGATGCTTGGAAATATTCTGCTTGTCTGCTGCCGGGGGAAAGATTTGGAGAAGGCACAGGCACTGTTCGAAAAACTGAGTAAGGAGCAGAATTCGATAGTTGGCGATCCGGCGGCGGAATCTTTGCGAGCATTTGTCCAACTGTGCATTGATGAGAAAAAGCCAAGCTTGGCTATTGGGTGTTTGCAGTACTGTTCAGAAAATGGATATCCGGAATGTGCCGAGTTTGGTAGTCACATTTATAAGTCACTCACGCTGAGCGAGGTACATGTTGATAAGATTCGCCGTTTTGCTGGGGTTGAAGCCGTGAATCCGAAAGAAGTTAGCACACAAGAAAGTATGTAAATTCGTTGGGTTGGCAGTTGGAAATAAAATCTGCTTGATATATAAATGTTTGGTTTCTTTCATTCATAGCATTTAAGGATATCtatatacagtggaacctcgattatccacgagcggatgatccgcggtgcggtttatccgcgaaagcgagttccataaagtctgcttcatttaatattggaacacaaacaattgcgtgtagttcagtcatttattaacgaattcataatttgtttttcatacaaatgtagcattttctttactctttcgagcacggattctggccacattgttctgcttcagcgtccgatttggctgtttgctggctcggaatgaccttattccttcccggagacgaattcgtcgcaccgtactgtgagcggcctggaacttattggccaaatcgcggtctgaaagattgggattcctcttgacggccttgatgactttcccacgcagtttccggtcgacagttccactccgacgcttcgaatgcggcttccgagccgtcgtcaatgtttccttgtactgcttgataacacgccatacggtatttctgggcattttaagctgtttagctagcttagatgccgacaacaatggattttcaagaaaactgtgcacaattttatctctccgttcggcttccatggcggttgtttacaaaatgctatcgtttggtgttatgacataaatacatggtgaaaggtcaatgaggtacatatagagatggagcagtaggcgaagtgtatctgtattggcaaataaaatatcgtgtcgtaattattt from Toxorhynchites rutilus septentrionalis strain SRP chromosome 3, ASM2978413v1, whole genome shotgun sequence encodes:
- the LOC129776383 gene encoding protein PTCD3 homolog, mitochondrial, which translates into the protein MNSLYTPIRKLPLYRASQIISLSRLHSATKVLYQSNTPSAEAKPEKIVIPRRIERGPTDILNALSSTVGSDPTAAHYKYHDDPFLFPLTNVNKRMYAMAQEAGRKAAAWIRQENAKLFQHKEADPPVAAFVPTMIYTEESQVEETDLRKLIENVDVQDAILVYKLLKKNNIEVSEELRQSLMELLCFFNHEETLEEEYIEERWFQQGVTEKNRQRRTWKDLNLAEQIFHDIEEKKPEHYAALIRGMAKYYQIEKVWALYQETIEKQILLDTTTFNSILQIVSFLKEKYDERWSAVCDLLTTMKTQGLKPNVGTLNVILHTISTIRGHNHPRNYALKTLAEFKKLGIEPSLASWYYMLLIFCRERGPTSHILHDIMNEIENKEFQIQDPKDTFFFVTAMDVCQNHLHDKDLAKRVDKLLHFKDNYDLIGDSYKESIYYRHYFSVLCSSEPLEVFMETYNLLVPNVYIPEPSVMEGILRSIEMNGAVEQLPLIWSHMIQFDHIGKEGLLNLVLQTILANPQSQEQELGEKFTAIGWDMFVRVQELAASDRRSQQTGLSGAMLGNILLVCCRGKDLEKAQALFEKLSKEQNSIVGDPAAESLRAFVQLCIDEKKPSLAIGCLQYCSENGYPECAEFGSHIYKSLTLSEVHVDKIRRFAGVEAVNPKEVSTQESM